One genomic region from Streptomyces sp. NBC_01431 encodes:
- a CDS encoding SDR family oxidoreductase has translation MSEPIVVTGASRGIGKAVARRLARLGHPVVAWARSEEDLAALRAADPDGRITTCRVDVGDWDSVARGVRTSLAGATALRGVVVNAGVGEWGEVGDLTGAAWQTMLATNVSGAFHTLAQLRPLLLARPEGSQVVTMVSDSALHPFPGRSAYCSSKAALASLTETFRREVRGNRVRVTALYPGRVDTHFRGRQPGDRPEILQPEDIAATVEHVFALPDHVELRELSICSIHSTYGPFEESAPTEVARVR, from the coding sequence GGCGGTGGCGCGGCGCCTCGCGCGCCTCGGCCACCCCGTCGTGGCGTGGGCCCGGTCCGAGGAGGACCTCGCCGCGCTCCGCGCGGCGGACCCCGACGGGCGCATCACCACCTGCCGGGTCGACGTCGGGGACTGGGACTCCGTGGCCCGTGGTGTGCGCACCAGCCTCGCCGGCGCCACCGCACTGCGGGGAGTGGTGGTCAACGCGGGCGTCGGCGAGTGGGGCGAGGTCGGTGACCTTACGGGGGCCGCATGGCAGACGATGCTGGCCACCAACGTCTCCGGCGCCTTCCACACCCTCGCCCAACTGCGGCCGCTGCTGCTGGCCCGGCCGGAAGGCAGCCAAGTCGTCACGATGGTCTCGGACTCGGCGCTCCATCCCTTCCCCGGACGGTCGGCCTACTGCTCCTCCAAGGCGGCACTGGCCTCCCTGACCGAAACCTTCCGCCGCGAGGTACGCGGCAACCGGGTGCGGGTGACCGCCCTGTACCCAGGGCGGGTCGACACCCACTTCCGGGGCCGTCAGCCGGGCGACCGCCCCGAGATCCTCCAGCCCGAGGACATCGCCGCAACCGTGGAGCACGTGTTCGCGCTGCCGGACCACGTAGAGCTGCGCGAGCTGTCGATCTGCTCGATCCACTCGACATACGGGCCGTTCGAGGAGAGCGCGCCGACGGAGGTGGCTCGTGTCCGCTGA
- a CDS encoding RidA family protein encodes MSAERRALVPEGHSRPVARYSPGLSAPLTAGARLVAVSGQVPVDARGTVRFPDDAGRQAEFVFDALEAVLVTDGLDLSHVVAVTVYLVDRGDFGAVSAVRDRRMPVPAPSSTLVYVAGLVEPGVRVEISALAVS; translated from the coding sequence GTGTCCGCTGAACGCCGCGCCCTCGTCCCCGAGGGCCACTCGCGTCCCGTCGCCCGCTATTCGCCCGGTCTCTCGGCCCCGCTGACCGCCGGGGCGCGACTCGTGGCGGTCAGCGGCCAGGTCCCGGTCGACGCCCGGGGGACGGTCCGGTTCCCCGACGACGCGGGCCGGCAAGCCGAGTTCGTCTTCGACGCCCTCGAAGCCGTCCTCGTCACCGACGGCCTGGACCTGTCCCACGTGGTGGCCGTCACCGTCTATCTGGTGGACCGGGGCGACTTCGGCGCCGTGTCCGCCGTACGCGACCGGCGGATGCCGGTCCCGGCGCCGTCGAGCACCCTGGTCTATGTCGCGGGACTGGTCGAGCCCGGGGTCCGGGTGGAGATCTCCGCCCTCGCGGTGAGCTGA
- a CDS encoding carbohydrate kinase family protein: MPSLSPHRADILVVGGINMDLLLWADRLPDDDDSVWTSRPAERRHGGHAANCAHALAVTGCRVALVGTVGRDAEGTALIAALAERGVDVTPVRRTEEALTGHVVVSSLGGRRFMVMDRGANALLAPEDVTRALRRIRPSVVVVFDPPPATAVAALTARPPGTVTIAAPGGTLIRDPAVLRALDGVDWLVTNAPERRSMDALVDEGAQLPSTPHLVTTLGAAGVRLCRGRRSVALPAPRVEQAVDALGAGDAFVAGLAQAVAAGTAPEEAAHRGQLLAARVLKVPGARLPHPPAPSAGRPVEGP; the protein is encoded by the coding sequence ATGCCGTCACTTTCGCCGCACCGCGCCGACATCCTCGTCGTCGGCGGGATCAACATGGACCTCCTGCTGTGGGCCGACCGACTGCCCGACGACGACGATTCGGTGTGGACCAGCAGGCCCGCTGAGCGCCGGCACGGCGGACACGCGGCCAACTGCGCCCACGCCCTCGCCGTCACCGGCTGCCGGGTCGCATTGGTCGGCACGGTCGGCCGGGACGCCGAGGGCACGGCGCTGATCGCCGCGCTCGCCGAGAGGGGCGTGGACGTGACGCCCGTACGGCGCACCGAGGAGGCCCTCACCGGGCACGTGGTCGTCTCCTCGCTGGGCGGGCGCCGGTTCATGGTCATGGACCGGGGGGCCAACGCGTTGCTCGCACCCGAGGACGTGACACGGGCCTTGCGCCGCATCCGCCCCTCCGTCGTCGTGGTCTTCGACCCGCCGCCCGCGACCGCTGTCGCCGCCCTGACGGCGCGTCCGCCGGGCACCGTCACCATCGCGGCACCCGGCGGCACCCTGATCCGGGACCCGGCGGTCCTGCGGGCGCTGGACGGAGTCGACTGGCTGGTGACCAACGCCCCGGAGCGGCGTTCCATGGACGCCCTCGTCGATGAGGGCGCCCAACTGCCGTCCACACCGCACCTGGTGACCACGCTGGGCGCCGCTGGGGTCCGGCTGTGCCGGGGCCGGAGGTCCGTCGCACTGCCCGCCCCACGGGTGGAGCAGGCGGTCGACGCGCTGGGCGCGGGCGACGCGTTCGTGGCGGGGCTCGCCCAGGCGGTCGCGGCCGGGACCGCCCCGGAGGAGGCCGCCCACCGGGGGCAGCTGCTGGCGGCCAGGGTCCTCAAGGTGCCGGGCGCCCGGCTGCCGCACCCCCCGGCGCCCAGCGCCGGCCGACCAGTGGAGGGCCCGTGA
- a CDS encoding cytochrome P450 has product MTRNDPIPGIDLADARLYATTDTDALFADLRREHPVFWHGPKSTEGFWSVTRHTDAVRVYRDPAAFSAEHGMTIDTVHGGPDPAAGRMLEVTDPPRHTRLRKVIGSLFTAGAVAALEPEIGRVVRRLLTEVRDADEPFDFVARVSSRMPARIAGVLLGLPDEDMDWIAEKTSQVFLSGSVPQVPGGPSPRAVAEQANADLLGYFAKLIQRRQQSGQGGGLIRQLLSESVNGESLTLPEVMVNSLNLAIAGTQTTRNTMAGALSALLRFPASYQALRDEPELIPSAVEEAVRWATPVRHVARTTIQDVEIGGRRIRAGEPVVVWAYSANRDEEVFRMPHVFDVRRHPNPHLGFARGTHSCLGAALARLQLRVAIRTLTELFADGEPAGPPVRTLSNFLAAYQELPVRLRAAEGSPPGCPATAENTVPSTTGAQP; this is encoded by the coding sequence GTGACACGGAACGACCCGATCCCCGGCATCGATCTCGCCGACGCACGCCTGTACGCGACCACCGACACGGACGCGCTCTTCGCCGACCTGCGCAGGGAGCATCCGGTCTTCTGGCACGGACCGAAGAGCACCGAGGGCTTCTGGTCGGTGACCCGTCACACGGACGCCGTACGCGTCTACCGCGACCCCGCGGCGTTCTCGGCGGAGCACGGCATGACCATCGACACCGTGCACGGGGGCCCGGACCCGGCAGCCGGACGGATGCTCGAAGTGACCGATCCGCCGCGCCACACCCGCCTCAGGAAGGTCATCGGCTCGCTCTTCACCGCGGGTGCGGTGGCCGCCCTTGAACCGGAGATAGGCCGGGTCGTGCGGCGGCTGCTGACCGAGGTGCGCGACGCCGACGAGCCGTTCGACTTCGTCGCGCGGGTCTCTTCCCGGATGCCCGCACGGATTGCCGGGGTGCTCCTCGGGCTGCCCGACGAAGACATGGACTGGATCGCGGAGAAGACCTCGCAGGTCTTCCTGTCGGGCTCCGTACCGCAGGTCCCCGGCGGCCCCAGCCCGCGCGCGGTCGCCGAGCAGGCCAACGCCGACCTGCTCGGCTACTTCGCCAAACTGATCCAACGCCGGCAGCAGTCGGGCCAGGGCGGCGGCCTGATCCGTCAGCTGCTGAGCGAATCGGTGAACGGCGAGAGCCTCACTCTCCCCGAGGTGATGGTCAACTCCCTCAACCTCGCCATCGCGGGCACCCAGACCACCCGCAACACGATGGCCGGTGCGCTCTCCGCACTGCTGCGGTTCCCGGCGAGCTACCAGGCGTTGCGCGACGAACCGGAGCTGATCCCGTCCGCCGTGGAGGAGGCGGTCCGTTGGGCCACCCCGGTGCGCCACGTCGCCCGCACCACGATCCAGGACGTGGAGATCGGCGGCCGGCGTATACGCGCCGGGGAGCCGGTGGTGGTGTGGGCCTACTCCGCCAACCGGGACGAAGAGGTGTTCCGGATGCCGCACGTCTTCGACGTCCGCCGCCACCCCAACCCCCATCTCGGCTTTGCCCGGGGCACTCACAGCTGCCTCGGCGCGGCGCTGGCCAGGCTCCAACTCCGCGTCGCCATCCGTACGTTGACCGAGCTGTTCGCCGACGGTGAGCCGGCCGGGCCACCCGTGCGGACGCTGTCGAACTTCCTCGCTGCCTACCAGGAACTTCCGGTGCGACTGCGGGCCGCCGAGGGCTCGCCACCCGGCTGCCCGGCCACCGCGGAGAACACCGTCCCCTCCACGACTGGAGCCCAGCCATGA
- a CDS encoding DegT/DnrJ/EryC1/StrS family aminotransferase: protein MRIPLSSVALTGLETAYAHDALASGWISGTGAYLERFEAALAERTGRSHVIAVNSGTSALQLALLALDIGPGDEVIVPALTFVAPAAAVRAVGARPVLCDIHPRTWTLDPDSAARAMTARTKAIVAVDLMGHPADFDALARLGVPVVEDAAQAHGARYRGRPVGAEGIASVFSFHANKAVSTGEGGCVAVDDAGLMERMRLIANHGMSTARPYWHELVGHNFRMTNPTAAIGLGQVERWDELVAARRRVADQYTEKLRDTPLGLRPVAPWATWGCWLYSVTTPRRAELVAALRARGIDARGIWPALTSLALYREAGPPCPVAEEVSATTAWLPTFADMPAKAVQDVVDAVRDVVETW, encoded by the coding sequence ATGCGCATACCCCTGTCCTCGGTCGCCCTGACCGGGCTGGAGACCGCTTACGCCCACGACGCGCTGGCCTCCGGATGGATCTCCGGCACCGGCGCCTATCTGGAACGCTTCGAGGCCGCGCTCGCCGAACGCACCGGCCGGTCGCACGTCATCGCGGTCAACAGCGGTACCTCGGCGCTCCAACTGGCCCTGCTGGCCTTGGACATCGGGCCGGGCGACGAGGTGATCGTGCCCGCCCTGACCTTCGTAGCACCCGCCGCCGCCGTGCGCGCGGTGGGAGCCCGCCCGGTGCTCTGCGACATCCACCCGCGCACCTGGACCCTCGACCCGGACTCCGCGGCTCGCGCGATGACCGCACGGACCAAGGCGATCGTGGCGGTGGACCTCATGGGACACCCGGCGGACTTCGACGCGCTCGCCCGCCTGGGCGTCCCGGTCGTGGAGGACGCCGCGCAGGCGCACGGCGCCCGGTACCGGGGCCGACCGGTCGGCGCGGAGGGCATCGCCTCGGTGTTCAGCTTCCACGCCAACAAGGCCGTCTCCACGGGGGAGGGCGGCTGTGTCGCGGTGGACGACGCCGGGCTGATGGAGCGGATGCGGCTGATCGCCAACCACGGGATGTCCACGGCCCGCCCCTATTGGCACGAGCTGGTCGGCCACAACTTCCGGATGACCAATCCGACCGCCGCCATCGGGCTCGGCCAGGTGGAGCGCTGGGACGAACTGGTCGCCGCCCGCCGACGCGTCGCCGACCAGTACACCGAGAAGCTGCGGGACACGCCACTGGGCCTGCGACCGGTGGCGCCCTGGGCCACCTGGGGCTGCTGGCTGTACTCGGTGACCACGCCGCGCCGTGCCGAACTCGTCGCGGCGCTGCGGGCCCGGGGGATCGACGCGCGCGGCATCTGGCCCGCGCTGACGTCGCTCGCGCTGTACCGGGAGGCCGGGCCGCCGTGCCCCGTGGCGGAGGAGGTCTCGGCCACGACGGCGTGGCTGCCCACCTTCGCCGACATGCCGGCGAAGGCCGTGCAGGACGTGGTGGACGCCGTGCGGGACGTGGTCGAAACGTGGTGA
- a CDS encoding glycosyltransferase family 4 protein: MKQDVQLNFHANVRGKGSYAIVAREMVVALWRLGIDVVVEPDLAGERFKVDVGSEREDAVAEVLRRPRRAPDRQVHIRSLSRPNERELAALSGAGGTAAPTVPGALNVCLYAIDGTRPDPYAQYGPEQPWDLLGMPSTHSARALLTDGVDPHRVGVVPQGVDTRVFHPDVTPLDLPATRSFRFLLNSTPWIDRKNIKAAFEAYFTTFDGTDDVSLVVHCPVKESKAVHADGTIETTPVHEGIRDIGLQVQRETGSDAHVHYLFEDLSLADVARLNRACHCLVHPHRAEAFCLTIAEAMACGLPTIVTPWGGNTDYCSPETNLLIPFSLVHSVRASELSWAEPERSPIEWAEPRVDGIRRWMRWAVEHQDEAAAMGLRAAQHIQRDWSWEKACWRLIDILRDRFGVTVARFPGKG; the protein is encoded by the coding sequence ATGAAGCAGGATGTGCAGCTCAACTTCCACGCCAATGTGCGGGGGAAGGGGTCGTACGCGATCGTCGCCCGCGAGATGGTCGTGGCGCTGTGGCGCCTTGGCATCGACGTCGTCGTCGAACCGGACCTGGCCGGTGAGCGCTTCAAGGTCGACGTCGGCTCCGAGCGCGAGGACGCCGTTGCCGAGGTCCTCAGGCGCCCCCGGCGCGCCCCGGACCGCCAGGTCCACATCCGGTCGCTGAGCCGCCCCAACGAACGGGAACTCGCGGCGCTCTCCGGTGCCGGGGGAACGGCGGCGCCGACGGTGCCCGGCGCGCTGAACGTGTGCCTGTACGCCATCGACGGCACTCGCCCCGACCCGTACGCCCAGTACGGTCCCGAGCAGCCCTGGGACCTGCTGGGCATGCCGTCCACCCACTCGGCGCGGGCACTGCTGACCGACGGCGTCGACCCGCACCGGGTCGGCGTGGTTCCCCAGGGCGTCGACACCCGGGTCTTCCACCCGGACGTCACGCCTCTGGACCTGCCGGCCACCCGTTCGTTCCGCTTCCTGCTCAACTCGACTCCATGGATCGACAGGAAGAACATCAAGGCGGCCTTCGAGGCCTACTTCACCACCTTCGACGGCACCGACGACGTCTCGCTGGTGGTGCACTGCCCGGTCAAGGAGTCCAAGGCTGTCCACGCGGACGGCACCATCGAGACCACCCCCGTCCACGAGGGCATCCGGGACATCGGGCTTCAGGTCCAGCGGGAGACGGGCAGCGACGCCCACGTCCACTACCTCTTCGAGGACCTTTCCCTGGCAGACGTCGCCCGGCTCAACCGGGCCTGCCACTGCCTCGTGCATCCGCACCGGGCCGAGGCTTTCTGCCTGACCATCGCCGAGGCGATGGCCTGCGGCCTGCCCACGATCGTCACGCCCTGGGGCGGCAACACCGACTACTGTTCCCCCGAGACCAACCTGCTCATCCCCTTCTCGCTGGTCCACAGCGTCCGGGCCAGCGAGCTGAGCTGGGCCGAGCCGGAGCGGTCGCCCATCGAGTGGGCCGAGCCACGTGTGGACGGCATCCGGAGGTGGATGCGGTGGGCCGTCGAGCACCAGGACGAGGCTGCCGCGATGGGACTGCGGGCCGCCCAGCACATCCAGCGTGACTGGTCCTGGGAAAAGGCCTGTTGGCGGCTGATCGACATCCTGCGAGACCGCTTCGGCGTCACCGTCGCTCGCTTCCCCGGGAAGGGGTGA
- a CDS encoding acyl carrier protein, translating to MTDSASPVPAWFARFGQIVKDTCPDPQAGEEPDLALPMADLGIDSLGIVNLVVVIEDEYGLMFPQDLLVPEVFATPLTLWDALREHLLGLDATVPVSQPSARPAS from the coding sequence ATGACCGACTCCGCTTCGCCCGTGCCCGCGTGGTTCGCGCGGTTCGGGCAGATCGTCAAGGACACCTGCCCGGATCCGCAGGCCGGCGAGGAGCCCGATCTCGCGCTGCCGATGGCCGACCTGGGCATCGACTCGCTCGGGATCGTGAATCTCGTGGTGGTCATCGAGGACGAGTACGGCCTCATGTTCCCGCAGGACCTGCTGGTGCCCGAGGTCTTCGCCACGCCCCTGACGCTCTGGGACGCCCTGCGCGAGCACCTGCTCGGCCTGGACGCGACGGTCCCGGTATCGCAACCGTCCGCCCGCCCGGCGAGTTGA
- a CDS encoding peptidase domain-containing ABC transporter gives MPFVPQQEISDCAAACLAMVFAFRRVSADFDRLRTLLAPTRGAVSARRIAEVVRAHGLTAKGVRAPLKGLGELPPGSVLFWNRTHFVVLRRLTRRYLVVMDPAVGPRHVPLDTAARLYSGIAIKVEPGEGATAAAAGFAAPAKRRPWRHIRLFLNGGRLASAILAISAVLVAATLALPLVTDWLVSSVLPRQEFGDAYVLGIGCLVMVATVLALQVARGLGVVRMEARMDEHATLTLLDRVLAQPYHYFTRRSIGDINMRVRSTEYLRQLMSATTFTSIFDGALVVIDLVIAFWFDPVAGAVLLALAFVAAAVLLTGFAYQKRRAGELIESQARSQAELTEILSGVKTIKSGGLETHVRERWRTSLRQEIDSRVRQRTVNALTTSAAGALAFGGPLVMLYVCTLRYLDGALELGRMLAVVSLSSMVFALLGSFITSFLGLAWVDRALRRVDDVMRAVPEQAEPRPEFAGGIESVGLRGVTFRYDSGERPVLAGVELRIDAGETVGIAGPSGSGKSTLAMVLGLLHAPDEGQVVINGADAAQWDLTSLRRCLGIVTQEATLFAGTIRENILIGSTGVGEEEMREAARTAEIDEEIMSLPLKYDTVLPFNGATLSGGQRQRIAIARAVVRRPGLVILDEATNAVDHACERRIIENLRAWGGAQIFITHRREMLTLADRVLTVRSGGVVETGADAEHLVASGRVADGHRVVDPVPDRSGEVAVFPGVSAVPDDGRHQRGDV, from the coding sequence ATGCCGTTCGTACCGCAGCAGGAGATCAGCGACTGCGCGGCGGCCTGCCTGGCGATGGTCTTCGCCTTCCGGAGGGTCAGCGCAGACTTCGACCGGCTGCGGACGCTCCTCGCGCCGACCCGGGGCGCGGTATCGGCACGGCGCATCGCCGAGGTGGTCCGCGCCCACGGCCTGACCGCCAAGGGGGTCCGAGCCCCCTTGAAGGGGCTCGGCGAACTGCCGCCCGGCAGCGTGCTGTTCTGGAACCGTACCCACTTCGTGGTGCTGCGCCGGCTCACCCGCCGCTATCTGGTGGTCATGGACCCGGCGGTGGGGCCGCGGCACGTCCCGCTGGACACAGCCGCCCGGCTGTACTCGGGGATCGCCATCAAGGTCGAGCCGGGTGAGGGCGCCACAGCGGCGGCCGCCGGCTTCGCCGCGCCCGCGAAGCGCCGGCCGTGGCGGCACATCCGGCTGTTCCTCAACGGCGGCCGGCTGGCGTCCGCGATCCTCGCGATCTCCGCCGTGCTGGTGGCGGCGACCCTGGCACTGCCGCTGGTCACGGACTGGCTGGTGTCCTCGGTCCTGCCCCGCCAGGAGTTCGGTGACGCCTACGTCCTGGGCATCGGATGCCTGGTGATGGTCGCCACGGTGCTGGCGCTCCAGGTCGCCCGGGGACTCGGAGTGGTCCGGATGGAGGCGCGGATGGACGAGCACGCCACCCTGACACTTCTGGACCGGGTGCTGGCACAGCCGTACCACTACTTCACGCGCCGCTCCATCGGCGACATCAACATGCGGGTACGCAGCACCGAGTACCTGCGACAGCTGATGTCGGCGACCACCTTCACCAGCATCTTCGACGGTGCCCTGGTCGTCATCGACCTGGTGATCGCCTTCTGGTTCGACCCCGTGGCCGGCGCTGTGCTGCTGGCCCTGGCCTTCGTCGCGGCCGCCGTGCTTCTGACGGGCTTCGCCTACCAGAAGCGCCGTGCGGGAGAACTGATCGAAAGTCAAGCCCGCAGTCAGGCCGAGCTGACGGAGATCCTCAGCGGCGTGAAGACGATCAAGAGCGGCGGTCTTGAGACGCACGTCCGTGAGCGTTGGCGCACCAGTCTGCGCCAGGAGATAGACAGCCGGGTCCGCCAGCGCACGGTGAACGCGCTGACCACCTCGGCGGCGGGTGCGCTCGCCTTCGGCGGGCCGCTGGTCATGCTCTACGTGTGCACACTGCGTTACCTGGACGGGGCGCTGGAGCTGGGCCGGATGCTGGCCGTGGTGTCCCTGTCCTCCATGGTGTTCGCGCTGTTGGGTTCCTTCATCACGTCCTTCCTGGGACTCGCTTGGGTGGACCGGGCACTGCGCAGGGTCGACGACGTGATGCGCGCGGTGCCCGAACAGGCCGAGCCGCGGCCCGAGTTCGCCGGCGGCATCGAGAGCGTCGGGCTGCGCGGTGTGACCTTCCGCTACGACAGCGGGGAGCGGCCGGTGCTGGCGGGAGTCGAGCTGCGCATCGACGCCGGTGAGACGGTCGGGATCGCCGGGCCCTCGGGCTCGGGCAAGTCGACCCTGGCGATGGTGCTCGGCTTGCTGCACGCGCCGGACGAGGGACAGGTCGTCATCAACGGAGCCGACGCGGCCCAGTGGGACCTGACGTCCCTGCGGCGCTGCTTGGGCATCGTGACCCAGGAGGCGACGCTGTTCGCGGGCACCATCCGCGAGAACATCCTCATCGGCAGCACCGGCGTCGGGGAGGAGGAGATGCGCGAGGCGGCGAGGACGGCCGAGATCGACGAGGAGATCATGTCGTTGCCGCTCAAGTACGACACGGTTCTGCCGTTCAACGGTGCGACCCTGTCCGGTGGCCAGCGCCAGCGGATCGCCATCGCCCGTGCGGTCGTCCGCCGGCCGGGGCTGGTGATTCTCGACGAGGCCACCAACGCGGTGGACCACGCGTGCGAGCGTCGCATCATCGAGAACCTCAGGGCGTGGGGCGGTGCGCAGATCTTCATCACGCACCGTCGCGAGATGCTGACGCTCGCAGACCGGGTGCTCACCGTGAGGTCCGGCGGTGTCGTCGAGACCGGTGCCGACGCGGAGCACCTCGTGGCGTCCGGGCGGGTGGCCGACGGGCACCGGGTGGTGGACCCGGTGCCCGATCGGTCCGGGGAGGTGGCCGTGTTCCCCGGGGTGTCAGCAGTGCCCGACGACGGCCGCCATCAGCGCGGCGACGTCTGA
- a CDS encoding diiron oxygenase produces MDTAVAVESNSSALIGLVPLVTRLSNSSRKSRGDVHTVLTWPDVVSSEEHWLSPELSSCYGSEVWDSLADEARRKLTRCELVNFFSISVDLERELVAEVAARIYTPKYMPVSEFLYDFLAEENDHMWLFSEFCARYAGGLSETGWRPILPTGKTSGQVEELTLFGRILIAEEICDWYNVRLAADERLPQIVRAINDVHHRDESRHIAFGRKLVQALAADAPPEARRQAGAYLERYVDVCVATLYNPLIYRDAGIERPAAVRKAVRATPGRRDIDAQLTARTRKFLVSAGLGGDSAGEPR; encoded by the coding sequence ATGGATACGGCTGTGGCGGTCGAGTCGAATTCCAGTGCGCTAATTGGCCTGGTGCCGCTTGTGACTCGTCTCAGCAATTCGTCACGTAAGTCGAGAGGCGATGTGCACACCGTCCTCACCTGGCCTGATGTGGTGTCGAGTGAGGAGCACTGGTTGAGCCCGGAGCTCTCTTCGTGCTACGGAAGCGAGGTGTGGGACTCCCTTGCCGATGAGGCCAGAAGGAAACTCACGCGCTGCGAGCTGGTGAATTTCTTCAGTATTAGTGTAGATCTGGAGCGCGAACTGGTGGCGGAAGTCGCCGCCCGTATCTATACGCCCAAATATATGCCTGTCTCGGAATTTCTGTATGACTTCTTGGCGGAAGAGAATGACCATATGTGGTTGTTCTCCGAGTTCTGTGCGCGCTATGCGGGAGGACTTTCGGAGACGGGGTGGCGGCCGATACTGCCGACCGGAAAGACGTCGGGCCAGGTCGAGGAGCTGACGCTTTTTGGGCGCATTCTCATCGCCGAGGAGATATGTGACTGGTACAACGTCAGGCTCGCCGCCGACGAAAGGCTCCCGCAGATCGTCAGAGCCATCAATGACGTCCACCACCGCGACGAGTCACGCCACATCGCCTTCGGCCGGAAACTCGTCCAGGCCCTCGCCGCGGACGCACCCCCCGAGGCCCGGCGGCAGGCCGGCGCCTATCTGGAGCGGTACGTGGACGTCTGCGTGGCGACCCTGTACAACCCGCTGATCTACCGGGACGCGGGCATCGAACGCCCCGCTGCGGTGCGCAAGGCGGTCAGGGCCACGCCGGGGCGCCGGGACATCGATGCGCAACTCACCGCGCGGACGCGCAAGTTCCTGGTGTCGGCCGGCCTGGGCGGGGACTCCGCGGGGGAGCCCCGGTGA
- a CDS encoding AMP-binding protein encodes MSGATGAPAETTTGELRLEDRVRRTALRHPGREALRIGPRRLTYAELVGAADDWAAVLRSAHPDGEPQRIAVLAERGHTGYVGILAGLIAGATVCPLDPQLPTARLLDMLRDCPPDCVIADGSGVRALAAVAAQRPVPPVYAPEVAPSELAAAKLAPLDGHAARPLGPRRQPARTAYVLFTSGSTGRPKGVPITHANMDHFLTAVLDRYRFTAQDVFTQTFGLTFDLAFFDLFVTWACGGTLVYTPPAAFARIGEFAAREGITVWFSVPSAIDTVRRFGGLTPAKLPTLRWSLFCGEPLTWEDADAWHRAAPHSAVENVYGPTEVTIACSAHRWDPDPAEAGPHGTVPIGCLFPGLDHLLIDELGQVDSLEGELCVAGPQTFDGYLNRADDEGRFVRRAGRDWYRTGDLVRKGGDGRLFHLGRTDHQTKIRGYRIEPAEIEYRIRSVPGVRAAAVLAVGKGAERRLTAWYVGPGVPADLVGQRLREVLPGYLLPGSYIALERLPLNSRGKVDRMALAATAAAEPRGDVRT; translated from the coding sequence GTGAGCGGCGCGACGGGCGCCCCGGCCGAAACCACCACCGGGGAGCTCCGCCTGGAGGACCGGGTGCGGCGCACCGCACTGCGCCATCCCGGGCGCGAGGCCCTGCGCATCGGCCCCCGTCGGCTGACCTATGCGGAACTGGTCGGCGCGGCGGACGACTGGGCGGCCGTCCTGCGTTCGGCACACCCCGACGGGGAGCCACAGCGGATCGCCGTGCTCGCCGAACGCGGCCACACCGGCTACGTCGGCATCCTCGCCGGGCTGATCGCGGGGGCCACCGTCTGCCCCCTGGACCCCCAACTGCCCACCGCCAGACTGTTGGACATGCTGCGGGACTGCCCCCCGGACTGCGTGATCGCCGACGGTTCCGGCGTCCGGGCGCTCGCCGCCGTCGCCGCGCAGCGGCCTGTCCCGCCGGTGTACGCACCCGAGGTGGCCCCGTCCGAACTGGCCGCCGCGAAACTGGCACCGCTGGACGGGCACGCCGCGCGCCCCCTGGGCCCCCGCCGACAGCCGGCCCGGACCGCCTACGTCCTGTTCACCTCGGGTTCGACCGGCCGTCCCAAGGGAGTGCCGATCACCCACGCCAACATGGACCACTTCCTCACGGCCGTGCTCGACCGGTACCGCTTCACCGCCCAAGACGTCTTCACCCAGACCTTCGGCCTCACCTTCGACCTGGCTTTCTTCGACCTCTTCGTGACCTGGGCCTGCGGCGGGACGCTCGTCTACACCCCGCCGGCCGCGTTCGCCCGGATCGGGGAGTTCGCGGCCCGCGAGGGGATCACCGTCTGGTTCTCGGTGCCGAGCGCGATCGACACGGTTCGGCGGTTCGGCGGCCTGACTCCCGCCAAGCTGCCCACGCTGCGCTGGAGCCTGTTCTGCGGCGAGCCCCTCACCTGGGAGGACGCGGACGCCTGGCACCGGGCGGCGCCGCACTCGGCGGTGGAGAACGTCTACGGGCCGACCGAGGTCACCATCGCCTGCTCCGCCCACCGCTGGGACCCCGACCCGGCGGAGGCCGGACCGCACGGCACCGTCCCCATCGGCTGCCTCTTCCCGGGCCTCGACCACCTGCTCATCGACGAACTCGGCCAAGTCGATTCACTGGAGGGCGAATTATGTGTCGCGGGACCGCAGACCTTCGACGGGTACCTGAACCGCGCCGACGACGAGGGCCGCTTCGTCCGGCGGGCCGGCCGGGACTGGTACCGGACCGGCGACCTCGTACGGAAGGGCGGGGACGGGCGGCTGTTCCACCTCGGCCGTACGGACCACCAGACCAAGATCCGTGGCTACCGCATCGAACCGGCCGAGATCGAGTACCGCATCCGGTCCGTGCCCGGCGTACGGGCGGCGGCGGTCCTCGCAGTGGGCAAGGGAGCTGAACGCAGGCTGACCGCCTGGTACGTCGGTCCCGGCGTCCCGGCGGACCTGGTCGGGCAACGGCTGCGGGAGGTGCTGCCCGGCTACCTGCTGCCCGGCTCGTACATCGCGCTGGAGCGGTTGCCGCTCAACAGCCGCGGCAAGGTCGACCGAATGGCGCTGGCCGCGACGGCTGCCGCGGAGCCGAGGGGAGACGTGCGCACATGA